The sequence below is a genomic window from Mobula birostris isolate sMobBir1 chromosome 11, sMobBir1.hap1, whole genome shotgun sequence.
TACACAAATGTTTTGTtaagaagatgctggagtcaattataaaggatgaaatagcggcatatttggatagcagtagcaggataggtccgagtcagcatagatttacgaaggggaaatcatgcttgactaatcttctggaatttttgggGGACATTAGTAtgaaatggacaagggaaagccAGGTGTACCTgggctttcagaaagcctttgataagctcccccataggagattagtgggcaaaattagagcacatggtattgggggcagagtactgtcgtgatagaaaattggttggcagacaggaaacaaagagtagggattaacgggtccctttcagaatggcaggcagtgactagtggggtaccacaaggctcggtgctgggaccgcagctatttacaatatacattaatgatttagatgaagggattaaaagtaacattagcaaatttgcaggtggcacaaagctgggtgacagtgtaaaatgtgaggaggatgttatgagaatgcagggtgacttggacaggttgggtgagtgggcagatgcatggcagatgcagtttaacgtggataaatgtgaggttatccactttggtggcaggaacaggaaggcagattgctATCGGAATGGTGtcaggttaggaaaaggggaagtacaatgagatctgggtgtcgttggtcatcagtcactgaaagtaagcatgcaggtacagcaggcagtgaagaaagctaatggcatgctggccttcataacaaggggaattgagtataggagcaaagaggtccttctgcatttgtacagggccctggtgagaccacacctggagaattgtgtgcatttttggtctccaaatttgaggaagggcattcttactatggagggagtgcagcgcagattcactgggttaattccagggatggcgggattgtcatatgttgaaagattggagagactgggcttgtatacactggaatttagaagggtgagggggatctgattgaaatatataagattataaaGGGATTGGACTCGCtacaggcaggaaacatgttcccgatgttgggggagtccttAACCagtggccacagtttaagaataaggagtaggccatttagaacggagttcaggaaaaactttttcacacagagggttgtggttctgtggaatgctctgcctcagaaggcagtggaggccaattctctggattctttcaagaaagagttagatagagcttttaaagaaagcggagtgaagggatatggggagaaggcaggaaaagggtactgattgtggatgatcagccatgatcacagtgaatgggggtgctggctcgaagggccgaatggcctactcttgcacctattgtcctTTGTCtattgtgagtgtgtgtatatatatgtgcgtCCGTggatgtgagtgtgtgcgtgtgtttatgtgtgtgtgagagtacgtatgagtgtgtgtgtgcgtatgtgtgagaGTATGTAtaagtgtttgtgtgagagagagagtctgtgtgtgtgagagagactatgtgtgagtgtgtgtgcgcgcgtgtgtttATGTATGTGTAagagtatgtatgtgtgtgtgcgtgtgcgcgcgTGCGTATATACGTGTGTGTGAGAATATatgaatgagtgtgtgtgagagagagtgtgtgtatgtgcgtgcgtgtgagagagtgtgtgtgagtaggtatgagtgtgtgtgtgtgattgagagagagtgtgcgtgcgtgcgtgtccgtcggtgagagagagagagtatgcgtgtgtgtgtgagagtatgtatgagtgtgtgtgtgtgagagagagaatatgtttgtgagtgtgcgtgtgtctgtgagagtatgtatgagtgcgtgtgtgtatgtgtgcgtgtttttgtgtgagagtctgtgcgtgtgtgtgcatgtggcTGTGTGTATGTTTCTCTATGTATTTGCCTATGTGCGAGTTTGTGTCCACACTGGATATGTTCTGAGAACAGTTGGACATTCGGGCACATTTAAGAGAGTATGGCCCAtgatgaagggcctcgacccGAAACGTAGGATGTTTACTCCTCTTTTAATGTGTTATCTGACCCGTAGTCTTCCAGTATTTGTGCATGTttgtcaagatttccagcatgagCAGTATATCCTGATTATATGCGAGTGTATGTGTGTCTACATGGCGTTACCTTTTACATGTCTGTGTGAATATCAAAGATttaatattcaaagattcaaagtacgtttattatcaaaatatgcatgcagtatacgaccctgagattcgtcttcccactgGCAGCCAGGAAACAAAGAGAAGCCagggaacccgttcaaagaaataAAAACTTCTAACCCTTTCCCCCTTGCGCAATAAAAACCCCAAATCGCACAAGTAGCAACGAAAAAGAAAATCGAGAGAAACATGGGATAGAAAGCATGAAATCAAAAGGcgtatttcagttcagctcagagtTCATTATCCGCAAGCGGGCTCGATTTAAAGTCATCTAAATTAGCAAGAAAAATAGGAGAGACTAGAAACCAGACCACAAAATAAACATAAATCATCTACACATTTTAATCGAATTAACATCTGAATGAGACATTTAGCGTGAAGATTTCCACCGTTTGTACAACTGTCTGCTGGATGTGTCTTCGCCGTTCTCAATCGTCTAGCATTAAAACCTTCTTAATTATTCTCTTGCTGTCCTCCGCGAGTTTCCGCACAGTGTCCCCTAAAAAACCATTGATTGTGCTGTAAGCTCGCTTGGCCGATATGCCCTGGCCTATCAGAGGTACAAATTCCAGAATGGTTCCCTGCactatctcctcacctgccatcTGCAGGAGTTCCTGGGAGATTCTGCTGACGGTAATTTCTTGCGAAAAGGCGGACTGCAGCTCAGCCTTCAGATACTCGAACTCCTCCCCAACCATTGACGCCAATGTCACGAGAACACTGGGATCTAAACCAAAGGAGGAACGGTAAGAGGAAATGTTGTAAAGTAACAAGGGGATGTCACAAACAAAAGAAGCTCCTGGAATTGACATGACCCTAGATGAAGCCGCCGCAGCAGCAATTTTCCAAGTTTCAGCTAACAAGCCGTCTTTCTTCTTATCGATTAGTGATGTTAGTAATGATATTTGCTTGTCCAGAACATGCGAACGGATAGTCTTCTTCAAGGCAGGCAATTCTTCTTTTAGCGTCCGCTGAAGTTCTTCGAAGTCAAACTTGTCTCGGTGCAAGCTGGAGATCAGAAATATTTGAGTAGGTTCCAACCCCTCCTTCTTCGAGCGCTCAACAAAagtatttctgaggtgttccAGAGCTTTCGTCTCATCGTACTGGCTTTCTTCTCGTTGTTTTTCAGACTCCAGGTAAGAATCTAATTTATTACGCACGAAGTaacatttcttcttcttctcccgAATTTTCTTGGTCAGTTGCCATGCGGTTTCCTCAAACTCAGCACCACCGAGAACAATGAAGAAATGATACTTGTCAAATGTTAGACTGTTGAGGTAGGCATCGGCGTCGGATTTCACTGTCTGTGTCCCAGGGACGTCCCAGATGCTGACTTTATCGTCGCTGGAGAACTGGTATTGCACTGGCTCCATCTGCGGTTCCTTACCAGCCGTTAATGCCGAATGTCCCTTGATGCCCGACGCGCCCAAAAGACTGACGAAAGATGATTTCCCACCGCCGGATTCTCCAATCACAGCAATGTTCAGCGTCGTACTCTCCACATTTTCGAGAACTGCTTTCGCCCGTTGAACGACCGCAACCAATCCGCCCTTCATGAAGAGAGATTGCAATTCGCTTTCGATGGAAGCAGCAGCCATTCTAGGATTTCTAACTGGAGAAAGAATAGGAAGACATATATGTTCAACTCTGAATTGGCACTGTCTTATCCTACTCAACTACTGTTTGTTAGGATGCATTAAACAGCTTGTCGCCatccactgtatttcattatCCCACGCTCCGAAGGAAAAAAAATACTTGGATACACATTGGGTTTCATTCAGGTGCTGGCATTACGGTGCTTTACAAACAGGGCAGAGCCCCAGCTATGCCTCTGGCAAAACATCCCCTCAACGTGCCGAAAGTAAGTATTACAGTGGGTTATGCACAGTCTCCTGTCATTCTCTATTTTGTACAAGGCATGTCCGTGACAGAGCCTTATCGTAACTCTTTCTTCCCATTTCGCTCTAGACAGCGCACACTGATAAGCACGCATAAAGCGTATGTAAGCGTTCGGCATAGGACAGCCTCGACATGGACTGACAACTGCCAGCTGGACCGTGTCCTCCGACAGCACAGGCGGGTACTACCCCTGGCCTGCATTGTTACATAATCTGTACCCTGAAGTTACTTAACtcagattttaaaaattaaaatgtaaAATTTATGGACAGCGCCAATTGCAAGTGTTCTTCAAACGCCGAGCTGAATCTGAGATCTTTTCCCTTGCGTGGCCCAAACAACATCGAAAACAAACCACCAAATGCTTAAAACCCgacggcatgcatttaaggtgagaggggcaatTTCAAAGGCGACGTCGGGGCAAGCCTCTTACATAGAGactggtgggtgcttggaacgcgctgcctggggcggtagaggcagatacgttagagaattttaagagacgtttagataggcccATTAAAgtgaagaaaatttaaaaataatgacATTGTATTGGCAGAGGGAATTAGTTTGGTTGGCCATTTGATGACTACTTTAATTGGCTCGgcataatattgtgggccgaagggcctgtgcccGTGTTGTACTCTTCCGTTCTGGATGTTCCAACACAAGCCCACCTCAGTTGCCAATAAGCTCACGATCATGCTTTCTTTAACTACATCTTCATTATGCGAACATCTTACACAACTTGTATGCCTTTTGTCACGAAAGAGAGACGGTACGAATTGATAGAATCATCCTTGAAAATAATACTTGTGTTATTACTAGAATATTCCAAAGAGGAAGTTTATGAGGGGAATGCAGTTCAGTTAGCAACGCAACTTCTAGAAAAGTGTTTACAAAAACAGAGGGAATGTCAGAGAATGTCAAGCAGCCACCATTGAAACATTGGAGTCGGACTGACCGTGGATAAAGTATGGTCCTCATGGTTGAGAAAGCTATGGGTGACAGTGGACATTTCTATAATTGACTGGAGGTTTGGACAACTGCTGATTTCACAATGTCCCGTTGAAGTTAAGCGCTAATGTCCGGTGCGCcacagttcaattccagcgtaaGCAAGGTCGTGGGTCCCTTCCATGTGCGCACTGGTCATCTTCGAGTGCGTCGTTTTCCAAAGACatatcggttagtaggttaatgggttattctaaattgtcctgtgattatgctggGGTTAAAATGTGGGTTGCTGAGCGGCGCGGCTCGTTAGGCAAGGAGAGCCCATTCGGCGCCATATGTCCAAAGAGaaatgaaattaaaataaaataaataaacgtGTTGGGTTATTAGGCAGCGCCGAACTTCGATACGCCCGGTATAATCAAACGGCAGCCAGCtggatcatgtccttctgcagcacACGATGTTGTGTCTGCCCTGCATGTGCATCCTGCAATTCACCTGTCTCTGACTGAGAGTGGTTCAAACAGGTAACCCTGAACTTCTCTTACATAAGGAGGTCATGCAGGACTTGGCCGCGTGGCTTCCTCGTGCGAGGAAATACCTGAAGGAGTCGACACTAACGTGTAACGCGGCGAAAGTTATTCGCTATAAAGACATCTGAAGTCcataaataaatacaaaagaaagtgACCTAATTTTAGATTGAGGAATATATTTCTTACCATTCAGTGACATGAAGCCTTGCCTGCTCTGGGAATCGTTTAATGCTTTGCAGAGATGGAAGCACTGCGAAAATCAGTTGTTTTGTTTTGAACTTTGCTTCAATCCCTGTGAAACAGAAAATGAATGAGACGGCTGCAACTTCACTCTCACATTATAAATACGAATACCCACTTTATATTGAACGTTGCCTCGCAGGAGTGAATAATTGACTGTCCTAGTTAACAATTAGTTACTTGCATGGATATTATCAATATTGCCCAACACACATTTAAACTATAATAGTCCCGTTGGATTTTGATTTACACATGATACATAAGCAGATATACCGGACTGTCGTGCGTGTCTGAGAATAACAAGAAGAACAAAGTGCATTATATTCCCAATAAAAATCAGATGCCGCGTTTCTCCGGTCCTTTCCTGTGTAACCACGGCCTGTCGCCATCTGCCGTTCATTGCCCTGTCTGACGGGTAGTGCCAGTGCACAAGAGGCAGTACAATTCATTCTTTATGAACACCTGTAAAGGGGGCAAGATATACGACATAGCACACTCCTTTTGTGGTGTAGTTTAACACTGTTTTCGGCAAATGATGCACGAAAACGTTACGGGCATCagggagcaggagctggattggTCACCCCTCCGCTGCATTACCCTAAGAACTCCAGCCCCTTCCAAAGCGCGTTACCACAGCACAGTTTTCAATTCACACAAAATATACGGATAATTCAGCATCTTTCAGCAGCATTTCCATTGTAAGAATGTCAATGGCAGATACATAGTCAATCGCTGAAATACCTGAACAAACTGTTAGCCAATTTTCCTCTGTTGTCTGAGTCCAAATCTTGGAACTCCATATCCTAGTGAGGCCCTCCGAAAAAAAACAGCCTTTTTTCCCGTCATTTCTCACTAGAAACGGTTCGGCCGGGGTTAGTagttaagccacacgtgaaggctaggagttggacttggttatcagaggctgtttgagacgcacgccattaGGAGCGTTTAATAgacagtgggagcttatcccctcgAGCCACCCACGGCCCCCAGCcacggctatgacaaccttaagaaaTTTCCATATCCAAAGATACAGCAGATTGGGCTCCAAAACGAGTAATCAATCGTTGTTCAATACTTAACAGGAACATCTGACATGAATGCAACCACGACGCTTGGTCATCCGACTAAAGCTTTGGCTGAATTGTAAAATCCTACTTAAATGTCCCGCCTGTTGTTCGAAATAAAAATTGAAAGACTACAGGTATGCTGTATTGATTTTCGTGGATTTGACGAGATTCTGCTCAATATATTACTGTATTTGCCAAGAGAACGTGGCCCAAACCAGTTTCTAAATATAGAATTGTGGAAAAGATTTAATTACATTCCGCATGAAATAAATTATTTTGTAATCCAGAGAGCCGCGCATCACGGCATTGAATATTTATATGCATGAAGGTGAATAGATACATAAAATAGACAAAGCTTCAAAACGTTTGATTGATGTTATTATTCCAACGTGTGTCAAACAATGTGGATGTTATCGGCGGACCACTGAATGCACAATATATTAGATTagaatagattcaactttattgtcattgtgccgagtacagatacaaagccaatgaaatgcatttagcatctgaccagaaatgcaaagaatagtgttatttacaaaataactgcgaataaaaagtaagtgctacagcacacaagtaTAAAAGTACTGAAACAGTACAAtgtgggtgcaatactgcttggcgctgtgatgtgaggttcagcagtgtcacagcctcagggaagaagctcttcctgtgcctgctggtgcgggagcggaggctcctgtagcgcctactggatgggaggagagtaaaaagcccatggttagggtgagatgcatccttgataatgcttttcgccctgcccaggcagcgtttacggtacatgttctcgatggtgggcaattcggtgccgataatccgctgggcagttttcaccatacgctgGAGTGCTctgcggtccaatacgggacaattgccataccacactgagatgcagttggtgagtatgctctcaatggtatagcggtaaaagtccgtcagtatcctgggacagaggtgagctttcttcatgctccgctggaaataaaggcgctgttgcgcctttttgatcaggatggaggagttcagggaccaggtgaagtccttggaaatgtggacaccaaggaatttgaaacttgatacacgctccgctacagctccgttgatgtaggtgGGGACATGACTGTGattcctagcatgcctgaagtccacaatgatctcctgggtcttctgggtgttaaaggCCAGGTTGTTGTTAGCACACCACGcgaccaggtgctggacctcgtccctgtaggccgtctcgtcatcccctctgatcaggccaaccaccgtggtgtcgtctgcgaacttgattacggaattagaaccatgtacaggaaagcagtcatgggtgaaaagggagtacagaagagggctcagcacacagccttgaggctcGCCGGTGCTCAGGGTGAGATTGGAGGAGAACAGGTTCTATATACAACAGAACTGACATTAAGTAGAGCGGGAACCTATAGCACGCAGCTAAGGTGCCAGGGCCAGGGCAAGTTACCTGCCTCGGCGGCTCTAATATTGTAGAGCACGAGGAGTACCTGCAAATGCTGGAGAATGGCATCCCGCTCGTTTATAAACTCGACTTGGAAGTACTTCGCCGGTCCTTCATCGTCGCTGGGTCTAAGGCGTAATCCCCAGGCCAGATGATTGAATAAGTAAACACAACTGCTGAACGGGTACATTTAATTAGagccatagaaaccacagaaaccatagaaactacagcacagaaacaggctttttggcctttCTTAGCTGTGCcgatccattttctgcctagtcccactgacctgcacacggaccatgtccctccatacacctcccatccatgtatctgtccaatttattcttaaatgttaaaaaagaacccgcatttaccacctcgtctggcagctcattccacactcccaccactctctgtgtgaagaagccccccccccaatgttcgctttaaactttccccccctcaatctcaatccatgtcctctggtttttttctcccccttgcctcagtggaaaaagcctgcttgcattcactctatctatacccatcataattttatatacctctagcaaatctccactcattcttctacgctccagggaataaagtcctaacctattcaacctttccctgtaactgagtttctcaagtcctggcaacatccttgtaaactttctctgcactctttcaaccttactaatatccttcctgtaatttggtgaccaaaactgaacacaatactccagattcggcctcaccaatgccttatacaatctcatcataacattccagctcttatactcaatactttgattagtaaaggccaatgtaccaaaagctacCAAAGTACCAAATTggaagggaagggatgggaggtcATAGACTCTCGGAGAGAAGCTCCGGATAATCCTGACATTTCAGTTGCCTGCCAGGTCAGTTCTCAGCAGAGACTTGGCATGGTCGCCTTAGGAGAAGGAATAACTGTAGAAGTTGTCCACATTTCATCAGCCGCAAGTACCTGTTGATGTCCAAGAGATGAAACAAATCGTGACCTAAGTTTCAACCATGGCTAATGTCTTACCAATCAGGAATCTGAAACGGCAGCCGTTCTGGAATTTGGTTTGTTTTATTTTGCCGATCGATCATCTGCGAAAGAATGTGTCTATTTAAAACCGCGTTTCCATtttgcctctctttctctccctctctgaacgCGCGGAAAGCCACGGCAATTACAGTTAAGTCGTGTTGACTTTCACTATCAAGTTGACAATATTTCCACGTTTAACTCATCTGGGTTCTTTGCTTGTTATCTGCAGGTGTGAATGATGAACTATCGGACTGGTTATAGTTAAGCAATGAGCATTGTCCCATCAGTAGCGAAGAATGTCGTTGGATTTAGATTTACACTTTTTACATGAACTAGAGTATTCGCTTCTTTCTAAGTGTGGCACGAGGACAATATATCCTGGCCCAGATGAGACTCAAGTGCCGAGTGTCCTCGCTACGATTCCCAAACCCACCTGTCGAAGAATGAAAAACTCGTTTGATGGACTTCAGTTAGTTGTTTCGGACAGGGGTACCTGAGCGCCGGGTGCAATGCATGAGTTGCCCTTTCTGCGACACGGTGTTGAGCTACATCGGGTGAAATTTTCACTTGTTCGTTGCGTTTAGGCGCCACAGTGCGAGCGACTGACTCGTCCACGCGAAACAGGTGTAACGTGGTTCTACATACACAACTCTTTCATGTTCAGGGCCCGGGTGTCAACGTGTTAGAAACACTGTCCTTTCCAGCTCTCTAATACTGGGAGCGCAATTTAATATTCTACAGTCCGTCCATGTCCTAACCCGATTCAGCAAGAAATgctgctcagaatcagaatcacatttaattATCAGTGACTCGTATcgtcaaatttgttgttttctgccgcagtacagtgcaaaacagatgTGTTACAAAACGTGGCAATGAAGTGAAATAAATAACCATGGCAACgaggaataatgagatagtgttcatgatcCACGCACCATTCAGGAACGATGACGacggggaagaaactgttcctaaaacgatGAGTGTtcgtcttcaggctgctgtacctcctccccgatggtactAATGAAAAGCCTTCATGGCGTTGATTTCTTTATGATACATACCGCCTTCtcgaggcaccaccttttgaagattctTTTACAAACAAAGGAGACATGCTACACTGCTGAGTGATATAAGACTACTTTATTAGACTTATAAAAGCTGCACGTTAACCACTTCAATAAAATTCAGAGGAATAAATAATTATCAGCTAATCGGATACAACG
It includes:
- the LOC140205355 gene encoding interferon-gamma-inducible GTPase 10-like, with the protein product MAAASIESELQSLFMKGGLVAVVQRAKAVLENVESTTLNIAVIGESGGGKSSFVSLLGASGIKGHSALTAGKEPQMEPVQYQFSSDDKVSIWDVPGTQTVKSDADAYLNSLTFDKYHFFIVLGGAEFEETAWQLTKKIREKKKKCYFVRNKLDSYLESEKQREESQYDETKALEHLRNTFVERSKKEGLEPTQIFLISSLHRDKFDFEELQRTLKEELPALKKTIRSHVLDKQISLLTSLIDKKKDGLLAETWKIAAAAASSRVMSIPGASFVCDIPLLLYNISSYRSSFGLDPSVLVTLASMVGEEFEYLKAELQSAFSQEITVSRISQELLQMAGEEIVQGTILEFVPLIGQGISAKRAYSTINGFLGDTVRKLAEDSKRIIKKVLMLDD